A single Biomphalaria glabrata chromosome 2, xgBioGlab47.1, whole genome shotgun sequence DNA region contains:
- the LOC106051961 gene encoding 40S ribosomal protein SA-like, producing MSGGIEVLSLKEEDMLKFLAAGVHLGSTNVDFQMLQYVFKRKPDGIYIINLKKTWEKLLLAARAIAAIENPADICVISARPYGQRAVLKFASSTGSTPIAGRFTPGTFTNQIQAAFREPRLLVVTDPRIDHQPVTEASYVNIPVIAFTNTDSPLLHVDIAIPCNNKGPQSIGLMWWLLAREVLRLRGTISRDHPWEIMPDLFFYRDPEEVEKEEKEAAERAKEDIPVPAPDWNPEAGIVGAQDVGDWASEAISVPNVPLTTATFPPATEDSWGVPKMEDWAAEPAAAVATETTNWGGTADESWS from the exons ATGTCCGGAGGAATTGAAGTACTCAGCCTCAAAGAAGAGGATATGCTGAAATTTTTAGCAGCTGGTGTTCATCTTGGTTCTACTAATGTGGACTTCCAAATGTTGCagtatgttttcaaaagaaagcCTGATG gaATCTACATCATCAATCTGAAGAAGACCTGGGAGAAACTCTTGCTTGCTGCTCGGGCTATTGCAGCTATTGAAAATCCAGCTGAtatttgtgtcatttctgctcgCCCCTATGGCCAGAGAGCAGTACTTAAATTTGCCTCCTCTACTGGATCTACCCCAATTGCTGGGCGTTTTACACCTGGTACATTTACCAATCAGATTCAG GCTGCTTTCCGTGAGCCTCGCTTGTTGGTCGTGACAGACCCACGTATTGACCACCAACCTGTAACTGAAgcttcttatgtcaacatccctGTCATTGCTTTTACCAACACTGATTCTCCACTATTACATGTTGACATTGCCATCCCATGTAACAACAAG GGTCCTCAATCTATTGGTTTGATGTGGTGGCTTTTGGCCCGTGAAGTTCTTCGTCTGCGTGGGACCATTTCACGTGATCACCCATGGGAGATCATGCCTGATCTCTTCTTCTACCGTGATCCAGAAGAGgttgaaaaggaagaaaaagaagctGCAGAAAGGGCTAAAGAAGATATCCCAGTTCCTGCCCCTGACTGGAATCCTGAAGctg GTATTGTTGGTGCTCAAGATGTAGGGGACTGGGCTTCTGAGGCCATCAGTGTCCCCAACGTGCCACTGACCACAGCTACATTCCCACCTGCTACTGAGGACAGCTGGGGTGTTCCTAAGATGGAGGACTGGGCTGCTGAGCCTGCTGCTGCAGTGGCTACTGAAACCACCAACTGGGGTGGCACTGCTGATGAAAGCTGGAGCTAA